From the genome of Jannaschia sp. S6380:
TTCGGCGGGCACGCTCATCTGGCGGCTGCGCGGTGAGGCGAAGGGCGGGGACCGCCGCACGGTGCTGCACCGCAAGAAGGTCGCGCTCTCGGTCGTGGCCTGCGCCTTCTGGATCGTGGTCGCGGCGATCCTCTACGAGGCGGTAAGCGCTTTCCTGTCGCAGGAGGCGCCCGGCTTCAACTGGTGGGGCATCTCGATCCTGTTCGTCTCGCTCGTGGTCAACCCGTTCCTGGCTTGGGGAAAGTACCGCTACGGCAAGCGGCTGGACTCGCCCGCCCTGAAATACGACGCCAAGGACACGATGATCTGCCAGTACCAGACGGTGGTGGTCCTGGTTGGGATCGGCCTGACGCAGTGGCAGGGCTGGTGGTGGGCCGACCCCGTGGCGGCGCTGCTGATCGTGCCCTATGTCGCCTGGGAAGGGTTCGAGGCCACGAAGGACGCCTGGTCGGTCGATCCGGACGATGTCGAGGCCGCCGCCTGACGTTCGGAAGCCTGGTTGAAATCGGCAAAACCGGTGACGAAGGAGCCAACGACATGATGATCGACGGATGCATGATGGGTGGGATGGGGTCGATGATGGGCGTCATGGGAGCCGGGACGCTCGTGATTACCGTCGTCCTCGTCGGGATCGGCTTCGGGGCCGGATACGCGGTGGCCGGGCGGCGCTAGCGCCGCCCGGCCGTTTTGTGCAGACCGTTCCAACGAGAATACCGGCTCACCCCGCGGCAGAACGTGTCGTACGGCGCGGCCATGACGGCTTCGATCTGCGGGTCGGCAAGACGATAGTGGATGGTTTGGGCCTCGCACCGGGTAGCGAACACGCCGCCCCCGCGCAGCTTGGCGAGGTGCTGGGACAGTGCGGCCTGGCTCAGGCCCACCACATCCTGCAGCGCGCCGGCCGACGCCTCGCCCTCGGCCAAAAGGCACAGGATCAAGCTGATGTATCCCAACATGGGGTCGAGCCGGGCCGACTTCCCCGACGGCTCGGTGTCCGAACTGTGGGACTCGATCCAGGCGGTCCTGGCCTTGCCCGAGGAGACGCGCCTGTTCGTCGGTCACGACTACGGCACCGAGGATCGCGGCGAGCCGATGTGGGGGGGGCACCGTGGCCGAGCACCTGGCATCGAACAAGCAAGTCGGGCGGGGCGCAACGAAGGCGGAGTTCATCGAGACCCGCGAGGCGCGCGACGCTCTCCTGTCGTTGCCCGACCGGATGCTGCATGCGTGCAGGTCAACCTGTGCGGCGGCGCACTGCCCGCGCCGGAGGCGGACGGGCACGCCTACTTCAAGATCCCCGCCAACCGGTTCTAGACCGAGGCGCAAGCGAAAGGACGACGGCATGAGCATGAGCATGAAGGACTTGGTGGTCGAGGCGCGCGAACGGATCGCGCCGGTCGCCCCAAAGGACGCGGGGGAGGGGCTGATCCTCGACGTGCGCGAGCCGGGCGAGCTGGAGCAGAAGGGCCGCGTGCCGGACGCGCTGCACGTCCCGCACGGCCTGCTGGAGGCGCATGCCGATCCCGAAAGCCCGATGGCCAGCGCGCGGCTGACGGCGGCGCGGGGCGGCGCGACGGTGGACGTGCTCTGCGCTTCGGGGGCGCGGGCGGCGCTGGCGGCGGCGATGCTGGACCGGATGGGCTACCGCGCCCGCGTGATCGAGGGCGGGCTGGAGGGCTGGGCGGCGGCGGGCCTGCCGGTCGAGCGCTGAGGCGGGGGCGGGGCGGGCCCCGTCAGGACGCCAAGGACGAGAGGAGCGTGAATGCCGCGACGCAAAGGAGCGTCCAAGCGATCATTCCCGCGGCAGCCCGTCGCCATCGCCCGCCGCCCCGTCGCAGCGTCGCGGCCTGCGCGGGCAGGGAGGCCAGCAGGGTCGCGTAGAGGTAGACGCCAGATAGGTTCTCGAAGGCGGCCGCCCGCGCCAGCGTCGGCGCCACGACCCGCAGCGCCGTCATCCTGTCGCCCCCGAAGGAGCCGAACCAGCCGGCGGCGAAGACGAAGACGGCCGCATGCAGCAGCGCGAGGACGGCAAGCCGCAGCGGCGCGTCGATCAGCAGCGCGGGCCGTCCACGCCGGGCCGTGCCGTGCAGGACGGCACCCGCCCAGGTGGCGATGAAGACGACCGGCAGGCCGTTCACCACGACCTGCCGGATCAGCAGCCACAGGGCCGCCGACCCGCCGTGCCGCAGCATCTCGGCCGCGCCGGGGCGGAACGCAATGTAGGCCGCCAGCGGCAGGGTCAATGCGGCGAGGCTGAGCGCCAGGAGGTTGCGCGCGAAGCGCATCGGCCGCAGGCTCGGGTCGAAATGCCGGTCGAGGCTTTTCAGATGAGCACGACCTTCACCCCCACGGGCACCTTCGCGTAAAGGTCCTCAATCATCGTGTTGTAGAGGCCGATGCAGCCCGAGGACGAACGCCGCCCGATCTTGCGCGTGTCGTGGGTGCCGTGGATCAGGTAGGCCGGCCAGTCGAGATAGAGTGCGCGCGTGCCCAGCGGGTTGCCCGGATCGCCCCCCTCCATACGGATCGGCAGCGAAGGGTCGCGCTCGCGCATGTCGGGCGTGGGCGTCCAGGACGGGTTCTCGCGCTTGCGCACGACTTCCGTGTAGCCGCGGCGCGTCAACTCGTCGGTCATCGGCACCGAGGTCGGATAGAGCGTCATTCGTCCGTCCGCGTCCCAATGCTGAAGGGCGCGGGTGTTCGTGTCCGAGACGATGCGACCGGATCCGAGGGCGTCGAAATGATCGCGCCAGTCGTGTGGGACGAAATAGGATGTATTGCGGCGGGTCTCGGACTGCGCCAGGGCGGGGGCCGCCAGGCCGGTCAACGCTGCGGCCATGCCGCCCGTGATCACGGCGCGGCGCCGTTGGTAATCGGACATCTTCGGTCTCCTCTGCTCGATGCCGCGACATGCGTCCGGCCGGAGGATCGGCTCGGGCCTTCCAGCGCGGAAAGGTCAAGCGCCATCGCCGCCTCGGCGCAGGTTCGCCGACATGGCGCCGGCGGCCTTGCGCTCCGTCCGGGGCGACGGTCCGACGACCGGGGATCAGCGCGCCTCGCGCACCCTCGCGACCGCCTCCGCCAGCGTCCCGGCGTCGACGAGGCCGGGCAGCAGGGTCTCGCCCACCACGAAGGAAGGCGTGCCGGAGAAGCCGAGCAGATCGGCCAGCCGCATGGATTCCTCGATGTGGGCGTCGACCTCCGGCGCCTCCATGTCCGCCAGCAGCCGCTCGACGTCGAGCCCGACCTCCCCGGCGACGCGCAGCACCGAGGCGCGCTCGGCCCGGCCCGACAGGCCCATGAGGGCCCAGTGGAACGGCTCGTAGA
Proteins encoded in this window:
- a CDS encoding cation diffusion facilitator family transporter: MAGKNDRDANLKRGIRVEIASLVYNILEVVVSVTAGLLTDSAALVSWGLDSTVEATSAGTLIWRLRGEAKGGDRRTVLHRKKVALSVVACAFWIVVAAILYEAVSAFLSQEAPGFNWWGISILFVSLVVNPFLAWGKYRYGKRLDSPALKYDAKDTMICQYQTVVVLVGIGLTQWQGWWWADPVAALLIVPYVAWEGFEATKDAWSVDPDDVEAAA
- a CDS encoding metalloregulator ArsR/SmtB family transcription factor, with the translated sequence MLGYISLILCLLAEGEASAGALQDVVGLSQAALSQHLAKLRGGGVFATRCEAQTIHYRLADPQIEAVMAAPYDTFCRGVSRYSRWNGLHKTAGRR
- a CDS encoding rhodanese-like domain-containing protein, coding for MSMSMKDLVVEARERIAPVAPKDAGEGLILDVREPGELEQKGRVPDALHVPHGLLEAHADPESPMASARLTAARGGATVDVLCASGARAALAAAMLDRMGYRARVIEGGLEGWAAAGLPVER
- a CDS encoding L,D-transpeptidase produces the protein MAAALTGLAAPALAQSETRRNTSYFVPHDWRDHFDALGSGRIVSDTNTRALQHWDADGRMTLYPTSVPMTDELTRRGYTEVVRKRENPSWTPTPDMRERDPSLPIRMEGGDPGNPLGTRALYLDWPAYLIHGTHDTRKIGRRSSSGCIGLYNTMIEDLYAKVPVGVKVVLI